A region from the Triticum aestivum cultivar Chinese Spring chromosome 3D, IWGSC CS RefSeq v2.1, whole genome shotgun sequence genome encodes:
- the LOC123079091 gene encoding 3-ketoacyl-CoA synthase 6-like: protein MGSSPHVIMMVSRLVVDNFLGVFAVAVAAAVVGKAWPVRLEEILEQMLALPRVYVFMAVILAAALEKMRRMRRLRDVYLVEYGCFRPKPCYRTPFATCLEHAHLMPYLVDEESVAFAMRLLERSGLGEETCVPDAYHYMPPDRSLKASRDEAELVIFAAVDDVFAKTAAIKPADIDVLIVNCSIFTPVPVFADMVVNKYKLRSDVKIMNLSGMGCSAGLVSVGLARKILQVAPAGTRVLIVSTEILSSQYYVGTERAMLLPNCLFRMGAAAMILSNSPSEARFRLRRVVRTVTAARDADYRCVFQEEDDKGNTGIRLSKDLATTAGYALKNNIAAFGPLVLPATEQLLVALSLLKRRLLRGRAKVRLYRPDFRTAFEHICIHAGGRGVIDEVQDGLGLSDDDVEASRMTLHRFGNTSSSSVLYELAYLEAKGRMKKDDRVWMISFGAGFDCNSVSWECVKPAGDADGPWAECVARYPVQLPEIDKDM, encoded by the coding sequence ATGGGCTCGTCACCTCACGTCATCATGATGGTGAGCCGACTTGTCGTGGACAACTTCTTGGGGGTCTTTGCGGTGGCCGTCGCTGCCGCCGTGGTTGGGAAGGCGTGGCCCGTTCGCCTCGAAGAGATCCTAGAGCAGATGCTCGCCTTGCCGCGTGTCTACGTCTTCATGGCGGTGATCCTGGCGGCGGCCCTGGAGAAGATGCGGCGCATGCGGCGGCTGCGGGATGTGTACCTCGTGGAGTACGGCTGCTTCCGGCCCAAGCCCTGCTACCGCACGCCGTTCGCCACGTGTCTGGAGCATGCGCACCTCATGCCGTACCTCGTCGACGAGGAGAGCGTCGCCTTCGCGATGCGGCTGCTCGAGCGCTCCGGGCTCGGCGAGGAGACATGCGTGCCGGACGCGTACCACTACATGCCCCCGGACCGCAGCCTCAAGGCGTCCCGGGACGAGGCCGAGCTGGTCATCTTCGCCGCCGTCGACGACGTGTTCGCCAAGACGGCCGCGATCAAGCCAGCCGACATCGACGTGCTCATCGTCAACTGCAGCATCTTCACGCCGGTTCCGGTGTTTGCCGACATGGTCGTCAACAAGTACAAGCTCCGCTCCGACGTGAAGATCATGAACCTGTCGGGGATGGGGTGCAGCGCTGGGCTCGTCTCGGTCGGCCTCGCCAGGAAAATCCTCCAGGTGGCGCCGGCAGGCACGCGCGTGCTGATAGTGTCCACGGAGATCCTCTCGTCGCAGTACTACGTCGGCACGGAGCGTGCGATGCTGCTGCCCAACTGCCTCTTTCGCATGGGCGCCGCGGCCATGATCCTCTCCAACTCCCCGAGTGAGGCGCGGTTTCGTCTCCGTCGTGTGGTGCGCACCGTCACCGCCGCACGGGACGCCGACTACCGTTGCGTGTTCCAGGAGGAGGACGACAAGGGGAACACCGGCATCCGCCTCTCCAAGGACCTCGCCACCACCGCCGGCTACGCGCTCAAGAACAACATCGCGGCTTTCGGGCCCCTCGTCCTGCCGGCCACGGAGCAGCTCCTCGTCGCGCTGTCCCTGCTCAAACGGAGGCTCCTCAGAGGGCGCGCCAAGGTGAGGCTGTATCGCCCGGACTTCCGCACTGCGTTCGAGCACATCTGCATTCACGCGGGCGGGCGTGGAGTGATCGACGAGGTGCAGGACGGCCTCGGCCTCTCCGACGACGACGTGGAGGCGTCGCGGATGACGCTGCACAGGTTCGGCAACACGTCCAGCAGCTCGGTCCTGTACGAGCTAGCGTACCTGGAAGCCAAGGGCCGGATGAAGAAGGACGACAGGGTGTGGATGATCTCCTTCGGTGCCGGGTTCGACTGCAACAGTGTCTCGTGGGAGTGCGTCAAGCCGGCCGGCGACGCCGACGGGCCGTGGGCCGAGTGCGTCGCCCGCTACCCCGTGCAGCTGCCCGAAATCGACAAGGACATGTGA